From Streptomyces sp. NBC_01460, a single genomic window includes:
- a CDS encoding DUF1876 domain-containing protein, with protein MMETTVGWHIELEFEEDTHRTRAAALVRLSDGTEVRAHGYASRHPSDTLQPRVGEEIAGARALNELAMKLLTKAHDEIDDASGRTSYPLT; from the coding sequence ATGATGGAGACCACCGTCGGATGGCATATCGAGCTGGAATTCGAGGAGGACACCCACCGCACCCGTGCGGCGGCCCTCGTACGGCTCAGCGACGGGACCGAGGTACGGGCCCACGGATACGCCAGCCGTCACCCCTCCGACACGCTGCAGCCACGGGTGGGCGAGGAGATCGCCGGTGCCCGCGCGCTGAACGAACTCGCGATGAAGCTGCTCACCAAGGCGCACGACGAGATCGACGACGCGTCAGGCCGCACGTCGTATCCACTGACCTGA
- a CDS encoding holo-ACP synthase, translated as MIIGVGIDVAEIERFGAALERTPQLADRLFLERELLLPGGERRGIASLAARFAAKEALAKALGAPGGLLWTDAEVCVEESGRPRLEVRGTVAARAAELGVRSWHVSLSHDAGVASAVVIAEG; from the coding sequence GTGATCATTGGGGTCGGGATCGATGTGGCGGAGATCGAGCGCTTCGGCGCCGCGCTGGAGCGCACGCCCCAGCTGGCCGATCGGCTCTTCCTGGAGCGGGAGTTGCTGCTGCCGGGCGGGGAGCGACGGGGAATCGCCTCGCTGGCGGCCAGGTTCGCCGCCAAGGAGGCCCTGGCCAAGGCTCTGGGCGCCCCGGGCGGACTGCTCTGGACCGACGCCGAGGTCTGCGTCGAGGAGAGCGGCCGGCCCCGGCTGGAGGTGCGCGGCACCGTCGCGGCACGGGCGGCCGAGCTCGGCGTGCGCAGCTGGCACGTGTCGCTCAGCCACGACGCGGGGGTGGCGTCGGCCGTGGTGATCGCGGAGGGTTGA
- a CDS encoding VOC family protein: MQKIRPCLWFDNQAEEAAEFYVSVFGGDSRIENVTRRPEGSESAGSVLTVDFVLAGQEYLGLNGGPQFTFDEAVSLSVDCADQEEVDRLWAKFTEDGEESQCGWLKDKYGLSWQIVPRELPELLSGPDRARAERAMKAMMGMRKLDVQALRDA; encoded by the coding sequence ATGCAGAAGATCAGGCCCTGTCTGTGGTTCGACAACCAGGCGGAGGAAGCGGCCGAGTTCTACGTCTCGGTCTTCGGCGGTGACTCCCGCATCGAGAACGTCACCCGCCGGCCCGAGGGGTCCGAGTCGGCCGGATCGGTGCTGACCGTCGACTTCGTGCTCGCCGGCCAGGAGTACCTGGGCCTCAACGGCGGCCCGCAGTTCACCTTCGACGAGGCCGTCTCGCTGAGCGTGGACTGCGCGGACCAGGAGGAGGTCGACCGGCTGTGGGCGAAGTTCACCGAGGACGGTGAGGAGAGCCAGTGCGGGTGGCTGAAGGACAAGTACGGGCTGTCCTGGCAGATCGTGCCGCGCGAGCTGCCGGAGCTGCTCAGCGGCCCCGACCGGGCCCGGGCGGAACGGGCGATGAAGGCCATGATGGGGATGCGGAAGCTGGACGTCCAGGCTCTCCGGGACGCCTGA
- the rimI gene encoding ribosomal protein S18-alanine N-acetyltransferase yields MTTATAVLREMRWWDIAPVLELEHQLFPDDAWSAGMFWSELARARGPRATHRYVVAEDPADGRIVGYAGLASAGDLADVQTIAVSRGQWGGGLGSELLTDLLRHATAFECTAVLLEVRVDNTRAQKLYERFGFEPIGFRRGYYQPGNIDALVMRLTVQGTETD; encoded by the coding sequence GTGACCACCGCGACCGCTGTGCTCCGCGAGATGCGCTGGTGGGACATCGCGCCGGTGCTCGAGCTGGAACACCAGCTGTTCCCCGACGACGCCTGGTCGGCGGGCATGTTCTGGTCCGAGCTGGCCCGCGCCCGCGGGCCGCGTGCCACCCACCGCTACGTCGTGGCCGAGGACCCCGCGGACGGCCGGATCGTCGGCTACGCGGGCCTCGCCTCGGCCGGTGACCTCGCCGACGTCCAGACGATCGCGGTCAGCCGCGGTCAGTGGGGCGGCGGCCTGGGATCCGAACTCCTGACCGACCTGCTCCGGCACGCCACCGCCTTCGAGTGCACCGCGGTGCTCCTGGAGGTCCGTGTCGACAACACCCGCGCGCAGAAGCTCTACGAACGCTTCGGCTTCGAACCCATCGGCTTCCGCCGGGGGTACTACCAGCCGGGGAACATCGACGCACTCGTCATGCGTCTGACCGTACAAGGAACAGAGACAGACTGA
- the tsaD gene encoding tRNA (adenosine(37)-N6)-threonylcarbamoyltransferase complex transferase subunit TsaD: MADEPLVLGIETSCDETGVGIVRGTTLLADAVASSVDTHARFGGVVPEIASRAHLESMVPTIERALKDAGISARDLDGIAVTAGPGLAGALLVGVSAAKAYAYALNKPLYGVNHLASHICVDQLEHGPLPEPTMALLVSGGHSSLLLAPDITNDVRPLGATIDDAAGEAFDKIARVLDLGFPGGPVIDRLAREGDPKAIAFPRGLSGSRDPAYDFSFSGLKTSVARWIEAKRAAGEDVPVRDVAASFQEAVVDVLTRKAVRACKDEGVDHLMIGGGVAANSRLRALAQERCEKAGIRLRVPRPGLCTDNGAMVAALGAEMVARNRPVSDLDLSADSSLPVTEPHVPGAGGHSHGHDHVHEISKDNLYS; the protein is encoded by the coding sequence ATGGCTGACGAACCGCTCGTACTCGGTATCGAGACCTCCTGCGACGAGACCGGCGTCGGCATCGTGCGCGGCACGACGCTCCTCGCCGACGCCGTCGCCTCCAGCGTCGACACGCACGCCCGCTTCGGAGGCGTCGTCCCGGAGATCGCCTCCCGCGCCCACCTGGAGTCGATGGTCCCCACCATCGAGCGCGCCCTGAAGGACGCCGGGATCAGCGCCCGTGACCTCGACGGCATCGCGGTCACCGCCGGTCCCGGGCTCGCCGGCGCGCTGCTCGTCGGCGTCTCGGCGGCCAAGGCGTACGCGTACGCGCTGAACAAGCCGCTCTACGGGGTGAACCACCTGGCCTCCCACATCTGCGTCGACCAGCTGGAGCACGGCCCGCTGCCCGAGCCGACGATGGCCCTGCTGGTGAGCGGCGGGCACTCCTCGCTGCTGCTGGCCCCGGACATCACCAACGACGTGCGGCCGCTGGGCGCGACCATCGACGACGCGGCGGGCGAGGCCTTCGACAAGATCGCCCGGGTCCTGGACCTCGGCTTCCCCGGCGGTCCGGTCATCGACCGGCTGGCACGGGAGGGCGACCCGAAGGCGATCGCGTTCCCGCGCGGACTGAGCGGCTCCCGCGATCCCGCGTACGACTTCTCGTTCTCCGGTCTGAAGACGTCCGTGGCGCGCTGGATCGAGGCGAAGCGCGCGGCCGGTGAGGACGTGCCCGTACGGGACGTGGCGGCGTCCTTCCAGGAGGCCGTCGTGGACGTCCTCACCCGCAAGGCCGTCCGCGCCTGCAAGGACGAGGGCGTCGACCACCTGATGATCGGCGGCGGGGTCGCCGCCAACTCGCGGCTCCGGGCGCTCGCGCAGGAACGGTGCGAGAAGGCGGGGATCCGGCTGCGGGTGCCCCGGCCGGGCCTGTGCACGGACAACGGGGCCATGGTCGCCGCGCTGGGCGCCGAGATGGTGGCGCGCAACCGCCCGGTGTCCGACCTGGACCTCTCCGCGGACTCCTCGCTGCCGGTCACGGAACCCCATGTGCCGGGTGCGGGCGGCCACAGCCACGGCCACGACCATGTGCACGAGATCAGCAAGGACAACCTCTACTCATGA
- a CDS encoding alpha/beta fold hydrolase: MSETSAEDVVATAAVAAAGWRRAGVAGAAIGVIAAGAAAGVAVERLTVGRGMRKKARLALDASGPYGSLRGLPGRAVADDGTELYYEVDEIEPDGGTSRAGRGSAGASAPAGSGGRRRRLFGSKDPAPLTVVFSHGYCLGQDSWHFQRAALRGLVRTVHWDQRSHGRSERGRAQAEGVPVGIDQLGRDLKAVLDAAAPEGPLVLVGHSMGGMTMMALADRYPELIRDRVAAVAFVGTSSGKLGEVNFGLPVAGVNAVRRVLPGVLKALGSQAELVERGRRATADLFAGLIKRYSFGSRDVDPAVARFAERLIESTPIDVVAEFYPAFTEHDKSGALPAFRDIPVLILAGDKDLVTPSSHSEAIADELPDAELVIVPDAGHLVMLEHPETVTDRLADLLVRIGAVPAEAR, translated from the coding sequence GTGAGCGAGACCAGCGCGGAGGACGTGGTGGCGACAGCGGCCGTCGCGGCGGCCGGCTGGCGCCGGGCGGGCGTCGCCGGTGCGGCGATAGGCGTCATCGCCGCCGGTGCGGCCGCGGGCGTCGCCGTCGAGCGGCTCACCGTGGGCCGCGGCATGCGCAAGAAGGCCCGCCTGGCCCTGGACGCCTCCGGTCCGTACGGGTCCCTGCGCGGGCTGCCCGGCCGGGCGGTCGCCGACGACGGCACCGAGCTGTACTACGAGGTCGACGAGATCGAGCCGGACGGCGGGACGAGCCGTGCGGGCAGGGGCTCCGCCGGGGCGAGCGCCCCCGCGGGCTCCGGAGGGCGCCGGCGCAGGCTCTTCGGCAGCAAGGACCCCGCGCCCCTGACCGTCGTCTTCAGCCACGGATACTGCCTCGGCCAGGACTCCTGGCACTTCCAGCGGGCGGCCCTGCGCGGGCTGGTGCGTACGGTCCACTGGGACCAGCGCAGCCACGGCCGCTCGGAGCGGGGCAGGGCGCAGGCCGAGGGCGTACCGGTCGGCATCGACCAGCTCGGCCGTGATCTCAAGGCGGTCCTGGACGCGGCGGCCCCCGAGGGCCCGCTGGTGCTCGTCGGGCACTCCATGGGCGGCATGACGATGATGGCGCTCGCCGACCGGTACCCGGAGCTGATCCGCGACCGGGTGGCCGCCGTCGCGTTCGTCGGGACGTCGAGCGGCAAGCTCGGCGAGGTGAACTTCGGGCTCCCGGTGGCGGGCGTGAACGCCGTGCGCCGGGTGCTGCCCGGGGTGCTGAAGGCGCTCGGTTCGCAGGCGGAGCTGGTGGAGCGGGGGCGGCGGGCGACCGCGGACCTGTTCGCGGGGCTGATCAAGCGGTACTCGTTCGGCTCGCGGGACGTGGACCCCGCGGTCGCGCGGTTCGCGGAGCGGCTCATCGAGTCGACCCCGATCGATGTGGTCGCCGAGTTCTACCCGGCGTTCACCGAGCACGACAAGAGCGGCGCCCTGCCCGCCTTCCGCGACATCCCGGTGCTCATCCTGGCCGGGGACAAGGACCTCGTGACGCCCAGCTCGCACAGCGAGGCCATCGCGGACGAGCTTCCGGACGCCGAGCTGGTCATCGTGCCGGACGCCGGGCACCTGGTGATGCTGGAGCACCCGGAGACGGTCACCGACCGTCTCGCGGACCTGCTGGTACGGATCGGAGCCGTTCCGGCCGAGGCACGCTGA
- the glmS gene encoding glutamine--fructose-6-phosphate transaminase (isomerizing), whose product MCGIVGYVGTQSAQDVVVAGLKRLEYRGYDSAGVAVLADGGLASAKKAGKLLNLEKELKDRPLPAGNTGVGHTRWATHGGPTDVNAHPHLDNAGRVAVVHNGIIENFAVLREELAGRGHDLASETDTEVVAHLLAEAYSSCGDPAEAMRQVCRQLEGAFTLVAVHADEPDVVVGARRNSPLVVGVGDGEMFLASDVAAFIAHTRDAIELGQDQVVELRRDGATVTGFDGRPADVRAYHVDWDASAAEKGGYASFMLKEIADQPKAVADTLLGRVDGSGTLHLDEVRIPPSVLREVTKVVIVACGTAFHAGMIAKYAIEHWTRLPCETELASEFRYRDPILDQRTLVVAISQSGETMDTLMAVRHAREQGAKVLAICNTNGSTIPRESDAVLYTHAGPEVAVASTKAFLTQLVACYLVALYLGQVRGTKWGDEIRTVVRQLSEMSGAVERVLGTMEPVRELARSLSGHDTVLFVGRHVGYPVAMEGALKLKELAYMHAEGFAAGELKHGPIALIEEGLPVVVIVPSPRGRSVLHDKIVSNIQEIRARGARTVVIAEEGDEEVVPYADHLIRIPVTPTLLQPLVATVPLQVFACELATARGNEVDQPRNLAKSVTVE is encoded by the coding sequence ATGTGCGGAATCGTGGGTTACGTCGGGACGCAGTCGGCGCAGGATGTCGTTGTCGCGGGGCTGAAGCGGCTGGAGTACAGGGGGTACGACTCCGCCGGGGTCGCTGTCCTCGCGGACGGGGGGCTGGCCTCCGCGAAGAAGGCGGGGAAGCTCCTCAACCTGGAGAAGGAGCTCAAGGACCGGCCGCTGCCGGCCGGGAACACCGGGGTCGGGCACACCCGTTGGGCCACGCACGGCGGGCCCACCGACGTCAACGCGCACCCGCACCTGGACAACGCGGGCCGGGTCGCCGTGGTGCACAACGGGATCATCGAGAACTTCGCGGTGCTGCGCGAGGAGTTGGCCGGCCGGGGCCACGACCTGGCCTCCGAGACCGACACCGAAGTGGTGGCCCATCTGCTGGCCGAGGCGTACTCGTCCTGCGGTGACCCTGCGGAGGCCATGCGGCAGGTGTGCCGGCAGCTGGAGGGCGCGTTCACCCTGGTCGCCGTCCACGCCGACGAACCGGACGTGGTGGTGGGGGCCCGGCGGAACTCACCGCTCGTCGTCGGGGTGGGGGACGGCGAGATGTTCCTCGCCTCCGACGTGGCCGCCTTCATCGCGCACACCAGGGACGCGATCGAGCTGGGCCAGGACCAGGTGGTCGAGCTGCGGCGGGACGGAGCGACGGTCACCGGCTTCGACGGCCGGCCCGCCGACGTGCGCGCCTACCACGTGGACTGGGACGCGTCGGCCGCGGAGAAGGGCGGCTACGCCTCCTTCATGCTCAAGGAGATCGCCGACCAGCCCAAGGCCGTCGCCGACACCCTGCTCGGCCGGGTCGACGGCTCGGGCACGCTCCACCTCGACGAGGTGCGCATCCCGCCGAGTGTGCTCCGGGAGGTGACCAAGGTCGTCATCGTCGCCTGCGGGACCGCCTTCCACGCCGGGATGATCGCCAAGTACGCCATCGAGCACTGGACCAGGCTGCCCTGCGAGACCGAGCTCGCCAGCGAGTTCCGCTACCGCGACCCGATCCTGGACCAGCGCACCCTCGTCGTCGCGATCTCGCAGTCGGGCGAGACGATGGACACGCTGATGGCCGTCCGGCACGCCCGTGAGCAGGGGGCGAAGGTCCTCGCCATCTGCAACACGAACGGTTCGACCATCCCGAGGGAGTCGGACGCCGTCCTCTACACGCACGCGGGTCCGGAGGTGGCCGTCGCCTCCACCAAGGCGTTCCTCACGCAGCTCGTCGCCTGCTACCTCGTCGCGCTGTACCTGGGGCAGGTGCGGGGCACCAAGTGGGGCGACGAGATCCGTACCGTCGTGCGCCAGCTCTCCGAGATGTCCGGCGCGGTCGAACGCGTGCTGGGGACGATGGAGCCGGTGCGCGAGCTCGCCCGCTCGCTGTCCGGCCACGACACGGTGCTCTTCGTGGGGCGGCACGTGGGCTACCCGGTGGCCATGGAGGGCGCGTTGAAGCTCAAGGAGCTCGCGTACATGCACGCCGAGGGCTTCGCCGCGGGGGAGCTCAAGCACGGGCCGATCGCGCTCATCGAGGAGGGCCTGCCGGTCGTCGTGATCGTGCCGTCCCCGCGCGGCCGTTCGGTGCTGCACGACAAGATCGTGTCGAACATCCAGGAGATCAGGGCCCGCGGAGCCCGTACCGTCGTCATCGCGGAGGAGGGCGACGAGGAGGTCGTCCCGTACGCCGACCACCTCATCAGGATCCCGGTCACGCCTACGCTGCTTCAGCCGCTGGTCGCCACGGTGCCGTTGCAGGTCTTCGCGTGCGAGCTGGCGACCGCCCGGGGCAACGAGGTGGACCAGCCGCGCAACCTGGCGAAGTCCGTGACAGTCGAGTGA
- a CDS encoding NAD(P)H-hydrate dehydratase encodes MRHAYSVETVRAAEKALMARLPDGALMQRAAAGLAVACGDLLRRNGRVYGSRVLLLVGSGDNGGDTLHAGARLARRGAGVRALLTSPDTVHRAGLAALLAAGGQVLDTPDGLGPVDLVVDGITGIGGRGGLRPEAAELVRAVTRGHAPVLAVDLPSGVEADTGQVLGAAVRADATVTFGTYKPGLLIDPAAEHAGALRLVDIGLTAQLPARPDLEALQYADVAALLPEPDAESDKYRRGVVGVAAGSERYPGAAVLAVAGALHGGAGAVRYAGPGADAVIARFPETLVHPGPPSKAGRVQAWVVGPGLGDSSAAAGAVADVLAADVPVLVDADGLRLMDEGAVRSRTAATVLTPHAGEAAALLGVPREEVEAGRLAAVRELAARYRATVLLKGSTTLVADAADLPVRVNPTGTSWLATAGSGDVLSGLTGSLLAAGLAPRDAASVGAYLHGLAARRASDGAPVSAQDVAGALPAAWRDVRA; translated from the coding sequence ATGCGACATGCCTACAGCGTCGAGACCGTACGGGCCGCCGAGAAGGCACTCATGGCACGGCTGCCGGACGGGGCGCTGATGCAGCGCGCCGCGGCCGGACTCGCGGTGGCCTGCGGTGATCTGCTCCGGCGCAACGGACGGGTGTACGGCTCCCGGGTGCTCCTCCTCGTCGGCAGCGGCGACAACGGCGGGGACACGCTCCACGCGGGAGCCCGGCTGGCCCGGCGCGGAGCAGGCGTACGGGCCCTGCTGACCTCGCCGGACACGGTCCACCGGGCCGGACTGGCCGCCCTGCTCGCGGCGGGCGGGCAGGTCCTGGACACCCCCGACGGGCTGGGCCCCGTCGACCTCGTCGTCGACGGCATCACCGGGATCGGGGGCCGCGGCGGCCTGCGCCCCGAGGCGGCGGAGCTGGTGCGCGCCGTCACCCGGGGGCATGCGCCGGTGCTGGCGGTGGACCTGCCGAGCGGGGTCGAGGCCGACACCGGGCAGGTGCTCGGCGCGGCCGTGCGGGCGGACGCCACCGTCACCTTCGGCACGTACAAGCCGGGGCTGCTCATCGACCCGGCCGCCGAGCACGCGGGTGCGCTCCGGCTCGTCGACATCGGCCTGACGGCGCAGCTGCCCGCGCGCCCGGACCTGGAGGCCCTCCAGTACGCCGACGTCGCCGCCCTGCTGCCCGAGCCCGACGCCGAGAGCGACAAGTACCGCCGCGGGGTCGTCGGGGTGGCCGCCGGCTCGGAGCGGTATCCGGGCGCGGCCGTGCTCGCGGTCGCCGGGGCGCTGCACGGCGGCGCGGGAGCCGTGCGCTACGCGGGTCCCGGGGCCGACGCGGTGATCGCCCGCTTCCCGGAGACCCTGGTGCACCCCGGGCCGCCGTCGAAGGCGGGCCGGGTGCAGGCCTGGGTGGTCGGGCCGGGGCTCGGCGACTCCTCGGCGGCGGCCGGGGCGGTGGCCGACGTGCTGGCCGCGGACGTCCCGGTGCTGGTCGACGCGGACGGGCTGCGGCTGATGGACGAGGGGGCCGTGCGCTCCCGGACCGCCGCCACCGTCCTCACCCCGCACGCCGGCGAGGCCGCCGCGCTGCTCGGCGTCCCGCGCGAGGAGGTCGAGGCGGGGCGGCTCGCCGCCGTACGGGAACTGGCCGCGCGGTACCGCGCCACGGTGCTGCTGAAGGGCTCGACGACTCTCGTGGCGGACGCCGCGGACCTGCCGGTGCGGGTCAACCCGACCGGTACGTCCTGGCTGGCCACGGCGGGCAGCGGCGACGTGCTGTCCGGACTGACCGGTTCGCTGCTGGCCGCGGGTCTCGCACCGCGTGACGCCGCGTCGGTGGGCGCCTATCTGCACGGCCTCGCGGCCCGCCGGGCGTCCGACGGGGCACCGGTGTCCGCCCAGGACGTGGCAGGCGCCCTCCCGGCGGCCTGGCGGGACGTGCGGGCCTGA
- the tsaE gene encoding tRNA (adenosine(37)-N6)-threonylcarbamoyltransferase complex ATPase subunit type 1 TsaE yields the protein MEAAHNGPVADPVAPAAVTLDVAVESPEEMKELGRRIAGVLAPGDLVMLTGELGAGKTTLTRGLGEGLGVRGAVTSPTFVIARVHPPLGGGPALVHVDAYRLGGGLDEMEDLDLDVNLPESVIVVEWGDGKVEELSEDRLRVVIDRAVGDTDDERRTVTLVGIGARWAGLGAELAAR from the coding sequence ATGGAAGCAGCGCACAACGGCCCGGTGGCCGACCCCGTCGCACCGGCCGCCGTCACCCTGGACGTCGCCGTCGAGTCCCCCGAAGAGATGAAGGAGCTGGGCCGCCGGATCGCCGGTGTGCTGGCCCCCGGCGACCTGGTCATGCTCACCGGTGAGCTCGGCGCGGGCAAGACCACCCTGACCCGCGGCCTCGGCGAAGGCCTCGGGGTGCGGGGTGCCGTCACCTCGCCGACCTTCGTGATCGCCCGGGTCCATCCGCCGCTGGGCGGGGGCCCCGCCCTGGTCCATGTCGACGCGTACCGCCTGGGCGGAGGCCTCGACGAGATGGAGGACCTCGACCTGGACGTGAACCTGCCGGAGTCGGTGATCGTCGTGGAGTGGGGCGACGGCAAGGTCGAGGAGCTGTCGGAGGACCGGCTCCGCGTGGTGATCGACCGCGCCGTCGGCGACACGGACGACGAGCGCCGCACGGTGACCCTGGTGGGGATCGGGGCGCGCTGGGCGGGGCTGGGCGCGGAGCTGGCGGCGCGCTGA
- the tsaB gene encoding tRNA (adenosine(37)-N6)-threonylcarbamoyltransferase complex dimerization subunit type 1 TsaB, with amino-acid sequence MDTATPAVTVALHDGASVVAETGQVDARRHGELLLPAVDRVLTEAGVTLDAVTGLVVGVGPGPYTGLRVGLVTAATFGSALSVPVHGLCTLDALAYAAGREGLEGPFAVATDARRKEVYWARYEDFRTRDGEPAVDRPADIADRLAGLPVAGAGALLYPEAFPEARGPEHVSAGALAALAAERLAAGAALLPPQPLYLRRPDAQVPKNYKVVTPK; translated from the coding sequence ATGGATACCGCCACCCCCGCCGTCACCGTCGCCCTCCACGACGGCGCCTCCGTCGTCGCCGAGACCGGTCAGGTCGACGCCCGCAGGCACGGGGAGCTGCTGCTCCCCGCCGTCGACCGGGTCCTCACCGAGGCCGGGGTGACCCTCGACGCCGTGACCGGCCTGGTCGTCGGGGTCGGACCCGGCCCGTACACCGGGCTGCGCGTCGGCCTGGTCACCGCGGCGACCTTCGGCTCCGCCCTCTCCGTGCCCGTGCACGGGCTGTGCACGCTCGACGCCCTCGCGTACGCCGCCGGACGGGAGGGCCTCGAAGGCCCGTTCGCCGTCGCGACCGACGCGCGCCGCAAGGAGGTCTACTGGGCGCGGTACGAGGACTTCCGCACGCGGGACGGCGAACCCGCCGTCGACCGGCCCGCCGACATCGCCGACCGGCTCGCCGGACTCCCCGTGGCCGGCGCCGGTGCGCTGCTCTACCCCGAGGCCTTCCCGGAGGCCCGCGGCCCGGAGCACGTCTCCGCCGGAGCCCTCGCCGCCCTGGCCGCCGAGCGGCTGGCCGCCGGCGCGGCGCTGCTGCCGCCGCAGCCGCTCTACCTGCGCAGGCCGGACGCCCAGGTCCCCAAGAACTACAAGGTGGTCACCCCCAAGTGA
- a CDS encoding DUF488 domain-containing protein, translated as MASGSGIRVRRVYDLPEDDDGTRVLVDRLWPRGISEEQAAVDLWAKDVTPSDELRTWYHEDRTGDRYDAFADRYRAELRDPAHTEAVEGLLALLREGGAVTLVTSVKDVPASHVPVLVAHLEDALDHR; from the coding sequence GTGGCCAGCGGCAGCGGCATACGCGTACGCAGGGTGTACGACCTGCCGGAGGACGACGACGGGACCCGTGTCCTGGTCGACCGGCTCTGGCCGCGCGGGATCTCCGAGGAGCAGGCGGCGGTCGACCTGTGGGCCAAGGACGTGACGCCGTCCGACGAGCTCCGCACCTGGTACCACGAGGACCGCACGGGCGACCGGTACGACGCATTCGCCGACCGTTACCGCGCCGAGCTCCGCGACCCCGCCCACACCGAGGCCGTCGAGGGGCTGCTGGCGCTGCTGCGCGAGGGCGGCGCCGTCACCCTCGTGACCTCCGTGAAGGACGTCCCGGCCAGCCATGTCCCGGTCCTCGTCGCGCATCTGGAGGACGCCCTGGACCACCGCTGA
- the alr gene encoding alanine racemase → MNETATLRARAEIDLDALRANVRALRARASGAQLMAVVKSDAYGHGAVPCARAAREAGAAWLGTATPQEALALRAAGIGGRMMCWLWTPGGPWREAVEADIDVSVSGMWALDEVVAAATEAGVPARVQLKADTGLGRNGCQPADWPELVTAARAAEEAGVLRITGLWSHFACADEPGHPSIAAQLDVFRDMVAYAEKEGVRPEVRHIANSPATLTVPESHFDLVRTGIAMYGISPSPELGTAADFGLRPVMTLAASVALVKQVPPGHGISYGHHYTTSAETTLALVPVGYADGVPRHASGRGPVLVGGAVRRVAGRVAMDQFVVDLGGDTLEAGAEAVLFGPGDRGEPSAEDWARAADTIAYEIVTRIGPRVPRVHLHEDSGRD, encoded by the coding sequence ATGAACGAGACAGCGACCCTGAGAGCCCGTGCCGAGATCGACCTCGACGCGCTGCGCGCCAATGTGCGCGCCCTGCGTGCGCGGGCGTCCGGGGCGCAGCTCATGGCCGTGGTGAAGTCCGACGCGTACGGGCACGGAGCGGTGCCCTGCGCCAGGGCGGCGCGGGAGGCCGGCGCGGCCTGGCTGGGCACCGCCACGCCGCAGGAGGCGCTCGCGCTGCGGGCCGCCGGCATCGGCGGACGGATGATGTGCTGGCTGTGGACGCCCGGAGGGCCCTGGCGCGAGGCGGTCGAGGCGGACATCGACGTCTCGGTGAGCGGGATGTGGGCCCTCGACGAGGTCGTCGCCGCCGCCACGGAGGCAGGTGTCCCGGCCCGGGTCCAGCTCAAGGCCGACACGGGCCTCGGACGCAACGGCTGCCAGCCCGCGGACTGGCCGGAGCTGGTCACGGCCGCGCGCGCCGCCGAGGAGGCGGGTGTCCTGCGGATCACCGGTCTCTGGTCGCACTTCGCCTGTGCCGACGAGCCCGGCCACCCGTCGATCGCCGCCCAGCTGGACGTCTTCCGGGACATGGTGGCGTACGCAGAGAAGGAAGGCGTCCGGCCCGAGGTGCGGCACATCGCCAACTCCCCGGCGACGCTCACGGTGCCGGAGTCCCACTTCGACCTGGTGCGCACCGGGATCGCGATGTACGGCATCTCGCCCAGCCCCGAGCTGGGCACCGCCGCCGACTTCGGTCTGCGCCCCGTGATGACGCTCGCGGCGTCCGTCGCCCTGGTCAAGCAGGTGCCCCCGGGCCACGGCATCAGCTACGGGCACCACTACACGACCTCCGCCGAGACGACGCTGGCCCTGGTGCCGGTCGGCTACGCGGACGGCGTCCCGCGCCACGCCTCGGGCCGGGGGCCCGTCCTGGTGGGGGGAGCCGTCCGCAGGGTCGCGGGCCGGGTCGCGATGGACCAGTTCGTGGTCGACCTCGGGGGCGACACCCTGGAGGCGGGCGCGGAAGCCGTGCTGTTCGGGCCGGGGGACCGGGGCGAGCCGAGCGCGGAGGACTGGGCCCGGGCGGCGGACACGATCGCGTACGAGATCGTCACGCGCATCGGCCCCCGCGTCCCCCGCGTCCATCTCCACGAGGACTCCGGCAGGGACTGA